The nucleotide window AGCTACTCTCAATTGGAATTATATTCTGTTTCAACCAGCTGTATAGAGTTCTTATGTACTCTTTCTGATGGGTCATAAGTTTCTGGAACTGTATATTCCATTCTTGGACCGCTCTCCACAGCTGCACAGTACGCTCATGGTGTTGCTCACTAGTTTCTTTGGGAGCCTGGGAGGGGTCAAGGGATTTGAGGTCTGCAGAAATTTTCAGCTGTTTGTCATGATGCCCGTACATCATCTCCCACATGTTGGCCATCCTGTGTCCAGACACCAAAGTTCATGGTTCAGATCAAGTTATGTTCCTTTCATGTCAATTTTCTAACTATACAATTAAAAACAAGCTTAACACTGGTAAACAGCGATCCTTAATAAAATTGTTTTGTTCCCAATCCTAAAGAAAATATGACTTCACTTGTTTATAGCTGGGGTGGGGGGTGTTCTGTGATCAAGTTTCTTTGTAATTGTCCTGATTGAACCATGCTCTGAGGCCAGTGGACGCATCAGAATGATGAAATCATCACTTGAACCACTATGACGTAATGATGTTTTTAGCAGTCAGCAAGGATAAGGTGTTGCATGTGAATGTGGTGCGTACGCCTATGGGTAATCCACATTGGGTACACAAGTTCAACATTGAGTGGAACGCAGAAAAGATAAATGAGATTTCATGAGCTTTGATCTAATGCATAATGTTTAAATGTATAAGAATTAGTGGTACACATGCCCCTACTGAAATAAGGGGAAGAAATAGGGCTCAGCAAGTTGAATATAGAAATCATATGGTCAATAACTTTGAATGGGGCTTCAGCAAGGAATGATGCATGCCATGAGAAGCAAATGTTTCAGGTTTGCTTACAAATATGAGCACTTCTGAATTCTTACAAGAAGGTATAGTTCTAAGCAGCCATAGGAAGGAAACAAAACACTTGCTGAAGAACATGAAGTGGTATCTACAGCAAGTTACTTGCATAAATGACATATACAAGTACCATAATTGGAGGGAACCTAGTCCCCCCCCCCCNNNNNNNNNNNNNNNNNNNNcctcccccctcccccctcccccctcctttctTTTTAACCCCTTGGGGGAGAAGGTGGGAGGAGACAAAGATGTAAAGTCATATGCCTGTATAATATGTATCATCAGAAATATCAGGACCACAAGAACTAGACTTGAAATAACAATTGGTTCCTTGAGATATACTTAATACAGAAATATGAACATATTCATCAACAAAAGATACAACAGACAGCAGGCAGACAGAGAAAGGGAACAAGGTAAGCAgttcagagaaaaaaaattagatttatTTATGAATCAGATGTTGATAGAAAGATATTTCTTCTCCCAAATTCTATATAAATATTTCTGCACAGCAACTTACCCCTTTACAAGTTCCACAAGTCTTGGGTACAACTGATCATCGCGCAAATGATTTATTTCTGCTACGGTTGAATCCAGGGACTGCATGTCAACAATGTACCTGGTATGCAAATGACTAACTGCTGCCTTTGTTTTTTCCAATGCTTCAGAATTTGTTCCCCGCTTCCTATGCTTATTCAGCAGATCAACCTTTCTTTGATACTCAAGTTTCATAAGCTCACCAGCCTGACCAGCATGGGTTGAAATTACAGTAAGCATCAGCACTAACTTATAACAAGAGACCAACcgcggggggtgggggggggttggtGGGGGAGGAGACTGATTCCAAAACGTATCCAAACACTAATAATGCAtgcaaatgaaaagaaatatcaATAATGGGAATGGGGTTTGACACTCTCAGTATTGCCATGAACACAGAAATGATCATCTCAAAGGTAGAGGTGATCAAGATATTACATCTTCTCTTCATGGAAATATGAGAAATTTCATTGAGCGGTGCAAGACATATGAAGAGGCACCCTACTGAAGCATCAATGCGATGACTTAAAACTTAGAAAAAAGTAACCAGTTACAAGTTCCGGGTTATATACATTCACATGATACACATGAAAGAAACTCTGCATGGTTATAACAAGCAAATCAGGTGAAAGTGCGaaaccattgaaaaaaaaaaaaaaagacggaAGGGTTGGGGGATAAATTTCTAAACAAAGATGAAGCCATATAAAGAGGTGACACACCTTCACTTCATCATAAAGCTTTTTTTCCCAAGCTAGCAACTTATCCAACACAGTGGCATGAGTTTCATGTTCTTCTGCATCAAAATCTACCTTTCTATCATCAGCATTGGGCAAACCCCTGAAGGACCTATTCCATGTAATTACACGCATAACCCTTGCAGAATGGTCAATGTGTCCTGAAAACATTATTAAGGTAAATTATATGTCAATTCGGAAGTAACACCACTCCTGTCACTGAATAGAAACATTGGTGATATGTATACAATATAACAATCAAAATACAGCATGTCGCTGAGGCCAAAGAAATGACCCTAATCAAATATAACTCTCCACCAATTGGATTTATGTGGGAGATTCTAATACATTTAAAAAGCATGTAGatccccaaatttttttattttttgggtggggggtggtggggtgtTTAGACTTCAAACTACAATCATCATCACCAAGACATTGATGAACAATGCAATCGACATGTTCTACAATAGCATATAACGCAGCTTAGAATCTGTATTGAAAATACATGAGTTTAAAAGAAAGTAACTGAAAGGCAAAAAGGTACCTCGATTATCAGCAAAATTAGAGTGGAAATGCAAGCGATTAGCCTCGAGCATCTTAGATACTTCATGGGCACTCTTCATCGCCTCAAGGAAATGATCATCCAATTTATTCAGTATCTGCAACAAATTTACTTTTGAGGCAGACTTAACCATAGCCTCAACAGGGCCTGACGCAGCATCTTGCCAATGAACTGCCTGCTTTGACTTCTTCAAGGGCTGTGGCTTCACAGGTTCTGGCTCAACCGCTTCCTCCGCCATCTGAGGCTCAACGGTACCACCTTTACTTCCAACATCGTCATCAACGACCACATTCTCCTTCCTGTGATAGCGATCATCATAATCCTTGCTGCCACTTGCATCgttttggggtttggtttcATTTGGGTAATCCAAGGACGGTCCGAGCATGCCAACGCCCGAGAAGAAGTAATCATAGGTACTGTTACTGGTCTCCGGTGGAAGAGGTGGGTCAGGGTTGGTCAAGGGGGTTGTGCGAGGTAAGGAAGGCGGTGGTTGGGGGGCCTCTGGCTCAGGAGGAGTCCTGGCACTTCCACGGCGGATAAGGTGGGAGTCGCCGCCGTCTTCGATCTCggcttcatcatcttcttcttggatGGGTTCGGCAGGTTTGGGTTCATACTTGGGGATGGAGAATTCGGGCATAGTTGCAGCGCGTTGCAGAGGTGGGGGGAAAttgggaggtggaggaggagcGGGAGGGAGGGGTGCGATTGGGGGTGGGGCAAGGAGGGGCTGGGAGAGGTGTGAGCCATGGACCTCCATCTGGCCGTAATCGCCGAGGGCTGCGCCAGTGTTTTTGAGGGATACTGTATAAAGGGAGTGGGCGGCGGCGAAGGCGTTGCGGGCGTTAACAGCATCTCGCATGTATTGCTTGCGCTCCTTGCATCGAGTCACAGCTTCTTCGTTCTCGATTGTTGATTGCGTGCAACCCATCGTTAGAGCTTCTGAAAATTGATAACGCTAATGATTTTTCGGGTCCGGAGGATCAGAGAGGGAAGAATTTAGCATTTAGAATTCAAAGGCTACGGTGGGTAAACTGTTGAGGGTTGTATTCACTATTCAGAACTGATCAAGGACCATCGGAAGTAGGggaattgaacttgaaaactagaaattgaaactgaaactgaaacccaCATGAGATgatgaactctctctctctctctctctcgttgaGCAGTTGAATTGAACACGCACAGTGTACTCACCGCCTACCCAATTGGAGAGAAGAATTTTCCTTGCAGCCTCGAAACAGAGAAAAGCTCAGATTCAAAGTTGAGAGAGCTTTAAACGAAACAGAGGAAACATCCACGAAAGTGAGGATGGGGACTTGGAAGGGCAGAGAAAGAGGGAGGGACCCTCCAAAGACTGGCTACGGGTTGTCAACCTCCGTAGTGAATCATCACTGACTCAGCAATCGGAAGAAAGCTCCCAAATTTCCATGGTGCCGCAGGAATTAATCTTATAATAGAAGGATAAAACAACCCAACGACCCCATCAAAACGAAGAATATTAATTAAGACCTCTTTTTCAGTTTTATAGACTTTTGGAACTTCAAAGTGGGAACGAGTAACGGTTTTCCTTTGTAAATTGGATTTCAGTGCCCTACTGGGTTAAGTagtaaaatttctcttttctgtacgatttttatttctttctgtttttgcACAGTTTCCATTACGGCCATACTAGAAGACACAGAGTCGTCAAGAAAAGGACCCATGGAGAAGCTAAGATGAGAGCTCAAGAGGGACATACATCTTGAAAATTCAAGAAGGGAGCACTGCCAACCACTAGAGCAAGCACTCGGCGGCCCATGGTATCTTTCTACTTGGTTTAAATCATTTTGGGTTGAAAAGGAGGCGATTCACTGTATTTCTATGACATTTAAGGtcttttggtatcatttttccttttgatttttacctataaaacaaaaataattaatgaaaattatttttcatcaaaatatataaatgGTTGATAACTACttaataaaaatggttttttatgagaaatatgattttttgaagaaatgagtAAAGTGATGTTCCCTTTTAGAGCGGATCAGGTCCATGTACAAAAACGTATGAGAACGATCttggtccgtggatttagaatcaattttctctctcttcatgtaATAGATTTTAAAGCCACAGACCAAGGACGTACACGAATattcttgtacgtgaacctgatccgttcacatTCTCTTTACCCATCTTACTTATAACTACTCTTTCTCTAGTTTGgaactttggactgaagaaaaTAGGaacttggatttctaattataaattaaatgactactttaccccttaATATTGGGACTTTAAAAACGTGCTTATTAAAATTCTGtgcaaaaataattgaaaatcaattttaacCAAAACACATACATGACTGttaatctcttttttatttttatgttttatcattttttttttaatagaaacaaaCTCCATATAAGCAACCaaaccctttaaaaaaaaagaaaaaaagcatacCAAAGAAGGTTTAAGTCTCTTTATTTTCAgtagtaaagtgaaattttattctcataaaaaaattattgcaGGGATTTAGTACCAAGAAAAGTACTGGTTGTCACCCAAGTGAAATTAACCCAAGGTTATAGGTATCACCGGACACCGGTACTGACATGATACAGAATAGGCCGTGTCAagcataaattaaaaaaaaaaaaatggaccaCTTTTTGGCTGATACAACTGATCCATATTGGCATCGTAACAGTATCAGTCTCCAGCGACACCAATATGTGTCAGCTGATATGACGATaagataccaatacttagaaccatgaatTAACCAGCTCTCAAATTAGGATTGGTAAATATCCACAAAAACCTCTTTTGGAACACATTGCTTGATCACACGCTAAGATAAAACATAACAAAAATCCAAAAGTGTACATAAATACAAGCTATTCATGTTGACATGATAGTTTCTTGGTCAGTTTGGAAGAGACATACTTTATCTGCCAAATCTCTACATCCTTTCCTCTCTCATACTCTCTCACATATTGTGGAATCTGTGCAAGATCAATGCGCTTGCCAACAAAACATGGCAATAATCCATCTTCAAGCTCCATGCACTCTGCATTATCAACTGCATATTATGTTGCAAGTCTAaaattcaaaaaggaaaatcaacaTACAAGAGGCTCTGCCTATGTAGTTAAAGTGTGCATACCTCTCTCTTCCCTCAGATAGCTTAGGAAATGTGAATACCCATTTGCAACAACATCAAGATCATTGAAACTGAAGTTGTAGCGCTTTTCTAATGCTAGGTATAGCACCTGAAAACAGAACCCAAAATGAATTCTAGGTAGAGGATTACTTTTATCAAGAGAAGAGAATCAACACAAAAATGCCAAATACCCAATCCATTTAGGAACCATTCCTTTCACCCCACCTCAGAGATCTCTGCCAATAAAGCTGAACCAACCagaccatcttttcttttttctttttacattttttggGGCAGGGGATTGGGTGGGGAGTGACCCCATCAGACAATCTTAACCATGCAAATATCCTGTTCCTATGTCGAGCAATAAAGGGAATAAAGTAAAGGTAACAGTAGAAACTCAAGAGACATTCTGTCATTAACTTTTGACTCAATTTTTCATATACAAATCTTGCTTGTGGTCGTATTGCAGGATGATTCCCTATTACCAATCTCCTAACTAGGCAATGGCAGAGAGCAAGCGTGAAGGACAACCTCTTCTTTTTCAGTACAAGTATTCATTTTGCAGGCCTATCATGTTGAATACTACCTTTTCAGAACCTTGTGACATTAATTTCTCTATAGTATTGAAAAGTGCGTCGGTCAGGTCATCACTGTAAACTACATCAGCAGCTAAGATCAATGAAGCTTCCTGAGCTACTTCAATTTCTGATGGGGTCCACATATATCTGTACATGGATGACAAAGTTaaactaaatttttttatccaGCATGGAATTTTAGATGATAGATATATAGAAAGATAGAATGAAACTAGCACCGATTACGGAACTGGACAGAGGGACAGATTAAACTATGAACTGCAACAAAGAGTTCACCTGTTTCcagaagaaaaattatcttcccCAACTGTTGGAGGCCATGACTTCTTCCAATCAAGTTCACGTACATAGACTGAAGTTTGATTATCACTAAACGTCTTGGAGCTGAGATGAACATTTGCAGTGCAGTTGTCAAGAATTTCAACACCATGATCTGGCATCAAATTACAGAGGATAGCATCGTTCTAGAAGTAttttagaaaaacaaaaattcaacTTGAGCTAGCAATAAGAAAAGATTTTTAAACCATATATTCCTCACAATAGTGACAGCAATTGACCACGGGATAACAAAAGTATACAGAGGgaaaattaaatataatttgatataaaagagaaaaatgcagTGAACTAAATGTAGTCTCTTGTTCTGCTAGGACacttaagaagaaataaagatatAATAGAAGTTGAAAAAAGCAAAATATTTTGCATTACAAGACTTAAACAAAATTCAACGAAGATATCAGGGATCAGAGTTCCTGTACTTTCCAAAAGAATTAGCATCGAATTGGTATATGGAGCCTCTTTCCCATCAAAGCTGGCTATCATTAAAACACACTGTAAGATGAACAATGGCACAATTATGCATCAGAAGAAGATTCTCCGTGGTAGATGCTGCCAGTATGTTAGTACCTCTCTGATCACATATGAATAATGATTTACGTATATAATACAATACATTCAACCCAAGCATGTAAATTCtttgaaattatttaaaaaaattgtattgCAACAATTTGCAGTACCATTTGTTAGTACTTgagttttcaaaatttgatcaCCCGAGTCATACTGATTCCTGTATGTTTATTAATATTGAATTTTGCTTCATGTAGATAAAATCATATAATTCAGCAGAGCAATCGTTCCAACAGAAAAGACCTCTGAAACATTCCAATTTTTCTTTACACTTCCTATATCAAAGTTAAGCAGATTATAGAAGACATAGAAGGGAACAGAAAACATGAAAGAAATTGGATGAGATATTAGTTTAGCTTTTGCTATGTTCTTGATGAATTCTTTGTCCGAATAAAGATTTTGTCCTTCAAAACAACAGACGACATCTTAGCTGGAAATGGAACTAAGATTGGTTGTGGATCTTGGCCCTTTCATATCTTGACGTTAGAAGTCAGACTATAAAGGAAGGGCGGGAAGGAATCAAACGCAACGCACCAAACAAGCATTGAAGATAGGATTGATAGCGATTTGCGTGGCAGCTTCTATCTTTTGTTGTTCTTGGTTGTTTCTTCTGAGTTGTTCTCCATTGTGTGTTttccttcttcagcttcaatgaagtaagaacttaaaaaaaaaaaacccatgccTTTCTGTTacttttgttttgttattttctcaattttcttctctggaTTTTTGCATTCAATAATGTAGTAGgcaatgttgggcagtcaagaagcgtaacatagcagagcgtagcagagatgaggatgttgagatcacggtttaaagtatctctgataccgtTACGATACCCTCTAATTtgaatcttaaatttagccgactgatagggcgaccaataccgatactttaatccttgctcttTATCATATCTTCCTACTTCACGATCGTATCTCCCCTATCCTTAAGGAAGTACGGGTCCAGGTCCCCCATAGATGTAAAGGGCCCTCTTTTGTgccttagcatatctccgatatgataggATACCTTCCGATAtgcatcttaaatttagccgaccaatACGGCGTCAGGCTAAATGTGtggaaaaataggagaaatggaGTTAGGAATGACCCGGTTAGAGCTCATT belongs to Macadamia integrifolia cultivar HAES 741 unplaced genomic scaffold, SCU_Mint_v3 scaffold_245A, whole genome shotgun sequence and includes:
- the LOC122071524 gene encoding protein ROLLING AND ERECT LEAF 2-like, which encodes MGCTQSTIENEEAVTRCKERKQYMRDAVNARNAFAAAHSLYTVSLKNTGAALGDYGQMEVHGSHLSQPLLAPPPIAPLPPAPPPPPNFPPPLQRAATMPEFSIPKYEPKPAEPIQEEDDEAEIEDGGDSHLIRRGSARTPPEPEAPQPPPSLPRTTPLTNPDPPLPPETSNSTYDYFFSGVGMLGPSLDYPNETKPQNDASGSKDYDDRYHRKENVVVDDDVGSKGGTVEPQMAEEAVEPEPVKPQPLKKSKQAVHWQDAASGPVEAMVKSASKVNLLQILNKLDDHFLEAMKSAHEVSKMLEANRLHFHSNFADNRGHIDHSARVMRVITWNRSFRGLPNADDRKVDFDAEEHETHATVLDKLLAWEKKLYDEVKAGELMKLEYQRKVDLLNKHRKRGTNSEALEKTKAAVSHLHTRYIVDMQSLDSTVAEINHLRDDQLYPRLVELVKGMANMWEMMYGHHDKQLKISADLKSLDPSQAPKETSEQHHERTVQLWRAVQEWNIQFQKLMTHQKEYIRTLYSWLKQNIIPIESSLKEKVSSPPRVSQPPIQTFLRAWNDHLEKLHDEHARTQISSFAAVVNTIVIIQQEEIKLKGKCQETRKELARKERAFTDWREKYMQRKTPPDEMESERAEDANYKDPVVERQIVVEALRKRLEEELDDHQKHCRHVRDKSLQNLKMQLPELFKAMSEFAFACSDMYKNLTSIAD
- the LOC122071510 gene encoding methyltransferase-like protein 22 isoform X4; the protein is MEYEEAKLPASIPSSSSPEEEETENPSTPLINIGDCEDHVMSEVHLGCPPCSSGPYISCFTFPIPLGTKWHSGADLVEFEGAPTCPEISFDGDGDLVLPRRSKPSNNSSGVIIQHNITSSIPNVGLQVLWRAELALADFVLHRVFTSSDFDGIVSLELGAGTDHGVEILDNCTANVHLSSKTFSDNQTSVYVRELDWKKSWPPTVGEDNFSSGNRYMWTPSEIEVAQEASLILAADVVYSDDLTDALFNTIEKLMSQGSEKVLYLALEKRYNFSFNDLDVVANGYSHFLSYLREERVDNAECMELEDGLLPCFVGKRIDLAQIPQYVREYERGKDVEIWQIKYVSSKLTKKLSCQHE
- the LOC122071510 gene encoding methyltransferase-like protein 22 isoform X5 → MEYEEAKLPASIPSSSSPEEEETENPSTPLINIGDCEDHVMSEVHLGCPPCSSGPYISCFTFPIPLGTKWHSGADLVEFEGAPTCPEISFDGDGDLVLPRRSKPSNNSSGVIIQHNITSSIPNVGLQLWRAELALADFVLHRVFTSSDFDGIVSLELGAGTDHGVEILDNCTANVHLSSKTFSDNQTSVYVRELDWKKSWPPTVGEDNFSSGNRYMWTPSEIEVAQEASLILAADVVYSDDLTDALFNTIEKLMSQGSEKVLYLALEKRYNFSFNDLDVVANGYSHFLSYLREERVDNAECMELEDGLLPCFVGKRIDLAQIPQYVREYERGKDVEIWQIKYVSSKLTKKLSCQHE
- the LOC122071510 gene encoding methyltransferase-like protein 22 isoform X1 gives rise to the protein MEYEEAKLPASIPSSSSPEEEETENPSTPLINIGDCEDHVMSEVHLGCPPCSSGPYISCFTFPIPLGTKWHSGADLVEFEGAPTCPEISFDGDGDLVLPRRSKPSNNSSGVIIQHNITSSIPNVGLQVLWRAELALADFVLHRVFTSSDFDGIVSLELGAGTGLVGILLARVAKTVFITDHGVEILDNCTANVHLSSKTFSDNQTSVYVRELDWKKSWPPTVGEDNFSSGNRYMWTPSEIEVAQEASLILAADVVYSDDLTDALFNTIEKLMSQGSEKVLYLALEKRYNFSFNDLDVVANGYSHFLSYLREERVDNAECMELEDGLLPCFVGKRIDLAQIPQYVREYERGKDVEIWQIKYVSSKLTKKLSCQHE
- the LOC122071510 gene encoding methyltransferase-like protein 22 isoform X2, whose translation is MEYEEAKLPASIPSSSSPEEEETENPSTPLINIGDCEDHVMSEVHLGCPPCSSGPYISCFTFPIPLGTKWHSGADLVEFEGAPTCPEISFDGDGDLVLPRRSKPSNNSSGVIIQHNITSSIPNVGLQLWRAELALADFVLHRVFTSSDFDGIVSLELGAGTGLVGILLARVAKTVFITDHGVEILDNCTANVHLSSKTFSDNQTSVYVRELDWKKSWPPTVGEDNFSSGNRYMWTPSEIEVAQEASLILAADVVYSDDLTDALFNTIEKLMSQGSEKVLYLALEKRYNFSFNDLDVVANGYSHFLSYLREERVDNAECMELEDGLLPCFVGKRIDLAQIPQYVREYERGKDVEIWQIKYVSSKLTKKLSCQHE
- the LOC122071510 gene encoding methyltransferase-like protein 22 isoform X3, whose amino-acid sequence is MEYEEAKLPASIPSSSSPEEEETENPSTPLINIGDCEDHVMSEVHLGCPPCSSGPYISCFTFPIPLGTKWHSGADLVEFEGAPTCPEISFDGDGDLVLPRRSKPSNNSSGVIIQHNITSSIPNVGLQVLWRAELALADFVLHRVFTSSDFDGIVSLELGAGTGLVGILLARVAKTVFITDHGVEILDNCTANVHLSSKTFSDNQTSVYVRELDWKKSWPPTVGEDNFSSGNRYMWTPSEIEVAQEASLILAADVVYSDDLTDALFNTIEKLMSQGSEKVLYLALEKRYNFSFNDLDVVANGYSHFLSYLREERECMELEDGLLPCFVGKRIDLAQIPQYVREYERGKDVEIWQIKYVSSKLTKKLSCQHE
- the LOC122071510 gene encoding methyltransferase-like protein 22 isoform X6; the protein is MEYEEAKLPASIPSSSSPEEEETENPSTPLINIGDCEDHVMSEVHLGCPPCSSGPYISCFTFPIPLGTKWHSGADLVEFEGAPTCPEISFDGDGDLVLPRRSKPSNNSSGVIIQHNITSSIPNVGLQLWRAELALADFVLHRVFTSSDFDGIVSLELGAGTGLVGILLARVAKTVFITDHGVEILDNCTANVHLSSKTFSDNQTSVYVRELDWKKSWPPTVGEDNFSSGNRYMWTPSEIEVAQEASLILAADVVYSDDLTDALFNTIEKLMSQGSEKVLYLALEKRYNFSFNDLDVVANGYSHFLSYLREERECMELEDGLLPCFVGKRIDLAQIPQYVREYERGKDVEIWQIKYVSSKLTKKLSCQHE